One segment of Fructilactobacillus hinvesii DNA contains the following:
- the pnuC gene encoding nicotinamide riboside transporter PnuC — translation MWDAVRRTFSWRENLLDLRHLQPATKLLLTINLVIIIIVFGISREYTSLIGWLSVSASIFSVVNLMLCDEGKITNYSWGILESLLFLVIDWQNRLIGDLATNLYYLVTQTLGIFWWGKELQTQTQQRFLQPRKLKKWQILLVLVGLVALYLIVLGFSKQLHGTQIYLDACLLPLSVMGMLLMLGGYRSQWLIWIAWDVVSLVIWYRQFQILSPASASMLALEVIKLVNGLYGSYRWFVKNPELQC, via the coding sequence ATGTGGGATGCAGTCCGAAGAACTTTTAGTTGGCGGGAAAATTTATTGGACTTACGCCATTTGCAGCCAGCGACAAAGCTATTGTTAACGATTAATTTAGTGATTATCATCATCGTTTTTGGAATTAGTCGAGAATATACTAGTTTGATTGGTTGGTTATCGGTCTCCGCTAGTATTTTTAGCGTGGTGAACTTGATGCTCTGTGATGAGGGTAAAATTACTAATTACAGTTGGGGGATTTTGGAATCATTACTATTTTTAGTAATTGACTGGCAAAATCGCTTGATTGGGGACTTAGCAACTAATTTGTACTATTTAGTTACCCAAACGTTAGGAATCTTTTGGTGGGGGAAAGAACTGCAAACTCAAACACAACAACGCTTTTTGCAACCCCGTAAGTTAAAAAAGTGGCAAATTTTGCTGGTCCTGGTAGGGTTGGTAGCTTTATATTTAATTGTCTTAGGCTTTAGTAAGCAATTACACGGAACCCAAATTTATCTTGATGCTTGTTTGCTACCGTTGAGTGTGATGGGGATGTTATTAATGCTTGGGGGGTATCGGTCCCAGTGGTTGATTTGGATCGCTTGGGACGTGGTTAGTTTAGTCATCTGGTACCGTCAATTTCAGATTTTGAGTCCCGCTTCGGCTTCCATGTTAGCTTTAGAAGTGATTAAATTGGTCAACGGTTTGTATGGGTCTTACCGGTGGTTTGTTAAAAACCCCGAGTTGCAGTGCTAA
- the lysS gene encoding lysine--tRNA ligase, protein MNDQMRVRREKMNELREAGIDPFGHRFKVTALAQPLTDEYDQYSKVELEDKNIQVSIAGRIVAKRGSGKVGFADILDRTGRIQVYVRKDVVGDDQYQIFKRADIGDFLGFTGKLIKTDMGQLTVKPSNVTFLSKALRPLPDKYHGLQNKEQKYRQRYLDLISNRESFDRFQKRTQIIKAVRNYLDIELDFTEVETPVLHQSAGGASARPFITHHNALDIDLYLRIALELHLKRLIVGGMGRVYEIGRVFRNEGMDKEHNPEFTELESYAAYFDFHDVMDETEGIFRSAAKVVSDNGQIEYQGQKVDLDHSFKRIHMVDAIKEVTGVDFWPKMTDAEAKQLADEHHVQYEAYWKVGHIINAFFETFVQPTITDPTFVYGHPIEISPLAKKNAEDPRFTDRFELYILGNEYANAFSELNDPIDQRERFEAQVKERENGNDEAQGIDEDYVKALEYGMPPTGGLGIGIDRLVMLLTDAPSIRDVLLFPTMRPEEDPE, encoded by the coding sequence ATGAACGACCAGATGCGCGTGCGGCGTGAAAAAATGAACGAACTGCGTGAAGCTGGGATTGATCCGTTTGGCCATCGATTTAAGGTGACGGCACTGGCTCAACCATTGACGGATGAATACGATCAGTATTCAAAGGTCGAATTGGAAGACAAAAACATCCAGGTGTCCATTGCTGGTCGGATAGTAGCAAAGCGGGGGAGCGGAAAAGTTGGCTTCGCTGACATTTTGGATCGAACGGGACGGATCCAGGTTTACGTACGAAAAGACGTAGTGGGCGATGATCAATACCAAATCTTCAAACGGGCTGATATTGGTGATTTCTTGGGCTTTACCGGGAAATTAATTAAGACCGATATGGGCCAGTTAACGGTGAAGCCTAGCAACGTGACGTTCTTGTCCAAGGCGTTACGGCCTTTACCAGATAAGTACCACGGATTACAAAATAAGGAACAAAAGTACCGGCAACGGTACCTGGACTTGATTTCTAACCGGGAAAGCTTTGACCGGTTCCAAAAGCGGACGCAGATTATTAAAGCCGTTCGCAACTATTTGGATATCGAATTAGACTTTACGGAAGTAGAAACTCCGGTTCTGCATCAATCAGCTGGGGGAGCTTCCGCCCGTCCGTTCATTACCCACCACAACGCGTTAGACATTGATCTCTATCTGCGCATTGCCTTGGAATTACATTTAAAACGGTTGATTGTCGGTGGAATGGGCCGGGTTTATGAAATTGGTCGGGTCTTTCGGAACGAAGGAATGGACAAGGAACACAACCCTGAATTTACGGAATTAGAAAGTTACGCGGCCTACTTTGATTTCCACGACGTAATGGACGAAACGGAGGGAATCTTCCGCAGTGCGGCCAAAGTAGTGAGTGATAACGGACAGATTGAATATCAAGGACAAAAGGTGGACCTAGATCACTCGTTTAAACGGATCCACATGGTGGATGCCATTAAAGAAGTGACGGGAGTGGACTTTTGGCCTAAAATGACGGATGCAGAAGCTAAGCAATTAGCTGATGAACATCACGTGCAATACGAAGCATACTGGAAGGTCGGTCACATCATTAACGCCTTCTTTGAAACGTTCGTGCAACCGACGATTACGGATCCAACCTTTGTGTATGGACATCCGATTGAAATTTCGCCGTTAGCAAAGAAAAACGCTGAGGATCCCCGGTTTACGGATCGGTTTGAGTTGTACATCTTGGGGAATGAATATGCAAACGCCTTCTCTGAATTGAACGATCCAATTGACCAACGGGAACGGTTTGAAGCCCAGGTTAAAGAACGGGAAAACGGAAACGACGAAGCCCAGGGAATTGATGAAGATTACGTGAAGGCTTTGGAATACGGAATGCCGCCAACGGGTGGATTAGGAATCGGAATTGATCGGTTGGTTATGTTATTAACGGATGCCCCATCAATTCGGGATGTCTTATTATTCCCAACCATGCGTCCAGAAGAAGATCCAGAATAA
- the dusB gene encoding tRNA dihydrouridine synthase DusB produces the protein MSKDRSWKIGNVKIDNPLVVAPMAGVTNSAFRVICKKFGAGLVVCEMISDKGIMFKNQKTLDMTNVEAEEHPMSIQIFGGNQETLVEAAKFIDQKTAADIIDINMGCPVNKVIKCEAGARWLLNPDKVYEMVSAVTAAVRKPVTVKMRTGWDDDHIYAVQNALAAEKAGAAAVAMHGRTREQMYRGHANWEILKEVADALTIPFIGNGDVTTPQMAKQMLDEVGATAVMMARAVEGNPWILTQVNHYLETGEILPKPSVEEQMQVAKEHLHRLVELKGEYVGAHQFRGHAPYYLKGLSHSARTKVALTSADTEAEMMQIMDDFVAKTEARQKKRQASVQG, from the coding sequence ATGAGTAAAGATCGTAGTTGGAAAATTGGGAACGTAAAGATTGATAACCCGTTGGTAGTAGCCCCCATGGCAGGGGTAACGAATTCTGCCTTTCGGGTGATTTGCAAAAAATTTGGTGCCGGGCTGGTAGTGTGTGAAATGATTTCTGACAAGGGAATTATGTTTAAAAACCAAAAAACCCTCGACATGACGAACGTGGAAGCCGAAGAACACCCAATGAGCATCCAAATCTTTGGGGGGAACCAGGAAACGCTGGTGGAGGCTGCTAAATTCATTGACCAAAAGACGGCGGCTGACATCATTGACATCAACATGGGTTGTCCCGTTAATAAGGTAATTAAGTGTGAAGCGGGAGCTCGCTGGCTCTTGAATCCCGATAAGGTGTATGAAATGGTCTCTGCCGTAACCGCCGCCGTTCGTAAACCAGTGACGGTTAAAATGCGGACCGGATGGGATGATGACCACATCTATGCCGTCCAAAACGCGCTTGCTGCCGAAAAAGCGGGCGCTGCAGCTGTGGCAATGCACGGCCGGACCCGGGAACAGATGTATCGGGGCCACGCCAACTGGGAAATTTTAAAGGAAGTGGCGGATGCGCTTACGATCCCGTTCATTGGCAATGGAGACGTTACTACTCCACAAATGGCAAAGCAAATGCTTGATGAAGTGGGAGCAACGGCCGTCATGATGGCTCGAGCCGTGGAAGGAAATCCCTGGATCTTAACCCAGGTTAACCACTACCTAGAAACCGGTGAAATTTTACCGAAACCGAGTGTCGAAGAACAGATGCAGGTTGCCAAGGAACACCTGCACCGGTTGGTGGAACTTAAGGGTGAATACGTTGGTGCCCATCAGTTCCGGGGACATGCTCCCTATTACTTAAAGGGTCTGTCCCACTCAGCGCGGACCAAGGTGGCCTTAACCAGTGCCGATACCGAAGCAGAAATGATGCAAATCATGGATGACTTTGTCGCTAAAACAGAGGCCCGGCAGAAAAAACGGCAGGCATCCGTACAAGGCTAA
- the hslO gene encoding Hsp33 family molecular chaperone HslO, with protein MTTNQDQLVKALTNDQNFRVLAVNATDVVKTAQSSHNLQSTSTAALGRALVASLLLANSALKGKEGLTVRLNGQGPVGGMLIDADADGHVKGYAQHPDVDLPRTAAGEIDVASGVGQDGFLEVLKNQGGTEPYASSVPLVSGKIGDDFAYYLAKSEQIPSALGVSVEVNQSDEVEVAGGYLIQTMPGADEDAISQLEERLKTLPGIATTLKEDPHPDHLIDVLFGTDNVKILQHLPVSFYCDCSKEKFAGRLAGIGRKDLQQLIDEDHGAEVVCNFCGSKYDFSEDDLVNILNKQTKDDENHE; from the coding sequence ATGACCACTAATCAAGATCAACTAGTCAAAGCACTTACAAATGATCAAAACTTTCGGGTGTTAGCCGTTAACGCAACGGATGTCGTTAAAACCGCCCAAAGTTCTCATAACCTACAAAGCACGTCAACAGCGGCATTAGGTCGGGCTCTAGTTGCCAGTCTTTTATTAGCTAATTCAGCTCTCAAAGGAAAGGAAGGACTGACGGTTCGTCTGAACGGGCAAGGACCGGTGGGCGGCATGTTGATTGATGCAGATGCGGACGGTCATGTGAAGGGATATGCCCAGCATCCGGATGTCGATTTGCCCCGAACCGCGGCTGGAGAAATTGACGTAGCATCTGGAGTCGGTCAGGATGGCTTTTTAGAGGTTTTAAAGAACCAAGGAGGAACTGAACCTTATGCTAGTAGTGTTCCGTTAGTGAGTGGCAAGATTGGAGACGACTTTGCCTATTACCTTGCTAAGTCGGAACAAATTCCGTCGGCGCTTGGAGTTTCTGTGGAGGTAAACCAATCCGATGAGGTTGAAGTCGCCGGGGGCTACCTGATTCAAACGATGCCCGGGGCAGACGAAGATGCCATCTCCCAACTGGAAGAACGGTTAAAGACACTACCAGGCATTGCAACGACCCTAAAGGAAGATCCTCATCCGGACCACTTGATCGATGTTTTATTTGGAACGGATAACGTGAAAATTTTGCAGCACCTACCGGTTTCTTTTTACTGTGATTGTTCAAAAGAAAAGTTTGCTGGTCGGCTAGCTGGAATCGGTCGTAAAGACCTCCAACAGTTGATTGATGAGGATCACGGGGCCGAAGTGGTTTGCAATTTCTGTGGAAGCAAGTATGATTTTTCTGAGGATGACCTCGTGAACATTTTAAACAAGCAAACAAAGGATGACGAAAACCATGAGTAA
- the ftsH gene encoding ATP-dependent zinc metalloprotease FtsH — MKNNKNGLFRSSLFYIIAFVLAMGVVLFATGGSTSNGPKSQKIQSSQFIKDLKTNKVKDFSIESTDGIYKITGEYRTPQKAKVANSGSLPSFTVTKKGLEKSEASAKVKNFTTTLVKSDSTVKEVSSVAQQHDVKVNAKPTQSNGFWINLIVSVLPLLIFIYLFYLMMKQAGGGAGGPGGVMKVGKTKAKPVESKVRFKDVAGEDEEKQELVEVVEFLKDPKKFTSLGATIPKGVLLEGPPGTGKTLLAKAVAGEAGVPFYSLSGSDFVEMFVGVGASRVRDLFAEAKKAAPAIIFIDEIDAVGRRRGSGMGGGHDEREQTLNQLLVEMDGFSGNEGVIVMAATNRSDVLDPALTRPGRFDRKILVGQPDVRGREAILKVHAKDKPMASDVDLNEIAKQTPGFVGADLANLLNEAALLAARRNSHEITAADLDEAEDRVIAGPAKRNRVISQHEREVVANHEAGHTIVGLVLNDARVVHKVTIVPRGRAGGYAIMLPKEDQQLLSKKDAMEQIAGMMGGRSAEEIIFDSQSSGASNDFQQATQIARAMVTQYGMTDKLGTVTLEDPNADPYAAPKYSQETANAIDEEVKRFTDEGHQMAKKIISEHREQHKAIADALLKYETLDEKQILSLYKTGKMPAEDEPTENESETFSEAEQKATKKENQAAHQLDNEINHHDDITIHSDDDSDNDQ, encoded by the coding sequence ATGAAAAATAATAAAAATGGACTTTTTAGAAGTAGTCTGTTTTATATCATTGCTTTTGTGTTAGCGATGGGAGTAGTTCTATTTGCAACTGGTGGAAGCACTAGCAATGGACCAAAGTCCCAAAAGATTCAATCCAGTCAATTCATCAAAGACCTGAAAACTAATAAAGTCAAAGACTTTAGCATTGAGTCTACGGATGGAATTTATAAGATTACCGGAGAATATCGGACCCCCCAAAAAGCTAAAGTAGCTAATTCAGGGAGTCTGCCATCTTTCACGGTAACAAAGAAGGGGTTAGAAAAATCTGAAGCTAGCGCAAAGGTTAAGAATTTTACCACAACGTTGGTGAAGAGTGATTCAACCGTTAAGGAAGTCAGCAGTGTTGCCCAACAACATGACGTGAAGGTGAACGCTAAACCCACCCAGTCAAATGGGTTTTGGATTAACCTGATTGTTTCCGTCTTACCACTCTTAATCTTCATCTACCTGTTTTACCTAATGATGAAACAAGCTGGTGGCGGCGCCGGTGGCCCTGGTGGAGTGATGAAGGTTGGTAAGACCAAGGCCAAACCAGTTGAAAGTAAGGTTCGCTTTAAAGACGTAGCCGGTGAAGATGAAGAAAAGCAAGAACTGGTCGAAGTCGTTGAGTTCTTGAAGGATCCCAAGAAATTTACGAGCTTGGGTGCAACGATTCCCAAAGGGGTGCTACTTGAAGGACCTCCCGGAACAGGGAAGACCTTACTGGCCAAAGCGGTTGCCGGTGAAGCCGGGGTGCCGTTTTATTCTCTGTCTGGATCGGACTTCGTAGAAATGTTTGTCGGAGTCGGAGCAAGCCGGGTTCGAGATTTGTTTGCCGAAGCCAAGAAAGCAGCTCCTGCCATCATCTTTATTGATGAAATTGATGCCGTTGGTCGGCGTCGGGGTAGTGGCATGGGCGGTGGCCATGACGAACGGGAACAAACGTTGAACCAATTACTGGTTGAAATGGACGGATTTTCCGGAAATGAAGGGGTCATTGTGATGGCCGCTACTAACCGGTCTGATGTCCTGGATCCTGCTTTAACACGTCCGGGTCGATTTGACCGGAAGATCTTAGTCGGTCAACCAGATGTGCGTGGTCGAGAAGCAATCTTAAAGGTTCACGCTAAGGACAAGCCAATGGCATCGGATGTTGATTTGAATGAAATTGCCAAACAAACGCCTGGGTTTGTGGGAGCCGACTTGGCAAACCTCTTAAATGAAGCTGCCTTGCTGGCTGCCCGACGGAATAGTCATGAGATTACTGCTGCTGACCTAGATGAAGCTGAAGATCGGGTCATTGCCGGTCCAGCCAAGCGGAATCGGGTCATTAGTCAACATGAACGCGAAGTGGTGGCAAACCACGAAGCTGGTCACACGATTGTGGGGCTGGTCTTAAACGATGCCCGAGTGGTTCACAAGGTAACGATTGTGCCTCGTGGACGGGCCGGTGGCTATGCAATCATGTTGCCAAAGGAAGACCAACAGTTGCTGTCAAAGAAGGATGCGATGGAACAGATTGCCGGAATGATGGGTGGTCGCAGTGCCGAAGAAATTATCTTCGACTCCCAGTCCTCTGGAGCTTCTAATGACTTCCAGCAGGCAACCCAAATTGCCCGCGCTATGGTAACCCAATACGGGATGACTGACAAGCTTGGAACGGTAACGTTAGAAGATCCGAACGCTGATCCATACGCAGCACCGAAGTATTCGCAAGAAACTGCGAATGCCATTGATGAAGAAGTTAAACGCTTCACCGATGAGGGGCATCAAATGGCGAAGAAGATTATTTCAGAACACCGGGAACAGCACAAAGCAATTGCGGATGCCCTGCTGAAATACGAAACGTTAGATGAAAAGCAAATTTTGAGTCTGTATAAAACTGGGAAAATGCCAGCAGAAGATGAACCAACTGAAAACGAAAGTGAAACCTTCTCTGAAGCAGAACAAAAAGCAACGAAGAAGGAAAACCAGGCTGCTCATCAACTGGACAATGAAATTAACCATCATGACGACATCACCATTCACAGTGATGATGATTCAGATAATGATCAATAA
- the hpt gene encoding hypoxanthine phosphoribosyltransferase: MNDDIQTILYSEAKIRAACQRLGKQLTHDYQGKKPLVICVLKGAVPFTADLIKQMDLYMDIDFIDVSSYHGGTESSGEIQMVKDIDEDVTGRDVLLVDDIVDTGNTLAYLKKLFAKRGAASVQVCMLMDKPEARQIEGISADYVGFNVPNEFLVGYGLDYQGKYRNLPYVGILKPEIYQG; the protein is encoded by the coding sequence ATGAACGACGATATCCAAACAATTTTGTATAGCGAAGCAAAGATTCGGGCAGCCTGTCAACGGCTCGGCAAGCAACTTACGCATGATTATCAAGGCAAAAAGCCGCTGGTCATTTGTGTTCTCAAAGGAGCCGTTCCCTTTACAGCAGATTTAATTAAGCAGATGGATCTTTACATGGATATCGATTTTATTGACGTTTCTAGTTACCACGGGGGAACCGAATCCAGTGGTGAGATTCAGATGGTAAAGGATATTGATGAAGATGTAACTGGGCGCGACGTCTTATTAGTTGATGATATTGTTGATACCGGAAATACCTTAGCCTACTTGAAGAAGCTCTTTGCTAAGCGAGGAGCCGCTTCTGTTCAGGTTTGCATGTTAATGGATAAACCAGAAGCACGCCAGATAGAAGGAATTAGTGCTGATTACGTTGGATTTAACGTCCCTAACGAATTTTTAGTGGGCTACGGACTGGATTATCAAGGCAAATACCGTAATTTACCGTACGTGGGAATTTTGAAGCCTGAAATTTATCAAGGGTAA
- the tilS gene encoding tRNA lysidine(34) synthetase TilS — translation MTELEQRVRQILTKASLTPGAPLIVAVSGGVDSMVLLHLLERVARPDWPLLVAHVNHQLRPQSRAEEDFLRRYCGTHHLPIVVFHWEHASLTRGVEEQARMARYAFFHRLVAEHQAAAVILAHHQNDQAETVLMRLTRSADVFNATAMRSQRPFFTGQLLRPLLDVPKRELVRYARFYHLTWFEDQTNQTDAVSRNRVRHHVLPALERENPQAGEHLAHFASNLQRLEKQYQLLSDRLIDQERLWQTGEELTYQLQAADEPVLPSLLQALWRRLFPTQGLPAAKLQELLTLVQNPNKPQGELDLGQQWQFQKRYQLLRFQKKSDNLQENPQAIAPFMVVLNHWYELPLLGQFGVFQPDQLLPTDVTYHSLWLTEAQLPLRARLWQATDRVALPKGHSQRVRRVLIDQKVPRERRSQCLVLETATHVVQAVLGYKVSFQTPPETAQQYRLVIKHERKNDERRYPNNFV, via the coding sequence ATGACCGAATTAGAACAACGAGTACGACAAATTTTAACAAAAGCATCCCTAACTCCCGGTGCCCCCCTGATTGTGGCTGTTTCTGGGGGGGTGGATTCGATGGTATTGCTTCATTTGTTAGAACGAGTGGCTCGACCAGACTGGCCGTTGCTAGTGGCTCATGTGAATCACCAGTTGCGGCCGCAGAGTCGAGCAGAGGAAGACTTTTTGCGGCGGTACTGCGGGACTCATCACCTTCCCATCGTTGTATTTCACTGGGAGCATGCTTCCTTAACCCGTGGAGTGGAAGAGCAAGCCCGGATGGCTCGTTATGCGTTTTTCCATCGGCTGGTAGCAGAACACCAGGCTGCAGCGGTAATACTAGCGCACCATCAAAACGATCAGGCAGAAACGGTGTTAATGCGATTAACCAGATCAGCAGATGTGTTTAACGCTACGGCGATGCGCTCCCAGCGGCCCTTTTTTACGGGGCAACTTCTCCGCCCCTTGTTAGATGTGCCTAAACGAGAGCTAGTGCGTTACGCCCGTTTTTACCACTTAACCTGGTTTGAGGATCAGACAAACCAGACGGATGCGGTTAGCAGAAATCGGGTACGCCATCACGTTTTACCGGCGTTAGAACGAGAAAACCCACAGGCAGGGGAGCACCTCGCCCACTTTGCTTCCAATCTGCAACGCTTAGAAAAGCAATACCAATTACTTTCAGACCGGTTGATCGATCAAGAGCGACTCTGGCAAACGGGAGAGGAACTCACGTACCAATTGCAAGCGGCGGACGAACCGGTTTTACCTTCTTTACTGCAGGCATTGTGGCGACGCCTTTTCCCTACCCAGGGGCTTCCTGCGGCTAAGCTGCAAGAGTTATTAACCTTAGTTCAAAATCCGAATAAACCGCAAGGGGAGCTCGACTTAGGCCAGCAGTGGCAGTTTCAAAAGCGGTATCAGCTCCTGCGATTTCAAAAAAAATCAGATAATTTGCAAGAAAATCCACAAGCCATAGCGCCGTTTATGGTAGTATTAAACCACTGGTATGAACTTCCGTTGCTGGGTCAATTTGGGGTTTTTCAGCCTGATCAATTGTTGCCAACTGACGTTACTTACCATTCTTTGTGGTTGACGGAGGCACAGTTGCCGCTCCGTGCCCGTTTGTGGCAAGCTACAGACCGAGTGGCCCTTCCTAAGGGACATTCGCAACGGGTTCGGCGGGTGCTCATTGACCAAAAGGTCCCTCGAGAACGACGTTCCCAGTGTTTGGTGTTAGAAACCGCTACGCATGTGGTGCAAGCAGTCTTGGGCTACAAAGTTAGTTTTCAAACCCCACCGGAAACGGCCCAGCAGTATCGATTAGTGATTAAGCATGAAAGGAAAAACGATGAACGACGATATCCAAACAATTTTGTATAG
- a CDS encoding S1 domain-containing RNA-binding protein, which produces MALEVGEILTGKVSGITGFGAFIDLGNHQTGLVHISQVADGYVKDIHDVLAVGDVVKVKVTKIGADGKIGLSIRKAQPQPTKKESHEQHRPKSTSTHRYASAAQSNSTHHEETKDEKFDDMLSSFLKQSESRLSDLKKNTEGKRGGRGGRRN; this is translated from the coding sequence TTGGCGCTTGAAGTTGGAGAAATCCTTACGGGAAAAGTTTCTGGAATTACCGGATTTGGAGCATTTATTGATTTAGGCAACCATCAAACTGGGCTCGTTCACATTAGTCAGGTTGCCGACGGGTACGTCAAAGATATTCACGATGTTTTGGCAGTGGGAGACGTTGTCAAGGTGAAGGTGACCAAGATTGGGGCTGATGGCAAGATTGGTTTGTCGATTCGAAAAGCGCAACCACAGCCAACTAAAAAAGAGTCCCACGAACAGCATCGGCCGAAGAGTACATCGACTCATCGCTATGCGTCCGCTGCTCAATCGAACTCAACCCATCATGAAGAAACTAAAGATGAAAAGTTTGATGACATGTTATCCAGTTTTTTAAAGCAAAGTGAGAGTCGGCTTTCGGATTTGAAGAAAAATACAGAAGGTAAACGGGGCGGTCGTGGGGGCCGTCGTAATTAA
- a CDS encoding FtsB family cell division protein yields the protein MNNEKSNVAQLHEAIGSRPSHQSGHNRALVKRRIRRAALLIGVFGVVFVILGIQLVTTNAQIRSMHQDIRQEQTTLQKRKREQQRLQKRSERLQNEDYVKALAHNKYDYGKQGETNYHFVNK from the coding sequence GTGAATAACGAAAAGAGTAATGTGGCTCAATTGCATGAAGCGATTGGATCACGTCCTTCTCATCAATCAGGTCACAATCGTGCCCTTGTGAAACGGCGCATCCGCCGAGCAGCCCTATTAATTGGTGTTTTTGGAGTAGTATTCGTGATTTTGGGGATTCAGTTGGTGACCACCAATGCTCAAATTCGGTCGATGCACCAAGACATTCGTCAGGAACAGACGACGTTGCAAAAGCGAAAACGGGAGCAACAACGGCTCCAAAAAAGAAGCGAACGTTTGCAAAACGAGGACTATGTGAAGGCGCTCGCTCACAATAAGTACGACTATGGCAAGCAGGGTGAAACCAACTATCACTTTGTGAACAAATAA
- a CDS encoding RNA-binding S4 domain-containing protein: MRIDKFLKLSRIIKRRSVAKQIADQGRVLINEKPAKSASKVGVGDKVMIQFGNKTLTIRVVALLQTTKKTDAIGMYEVVNEEYQRDYQKEADELL; the protein is encoded by the coding sequence ATGAGAATTGATAAATTTTTAAAGCTCTCACGGATCATCAAACGGCGCTCTGTCGCAAAGCAAATTGCTGATCAAGGTCGAGTTTTGATTAACGAGAAACCAGCAAAGTCAGCTAGTAAGGTGGGAGTAGGCGACAAAGTGATGATTCAGTTTGGAAACAAAACCCTAACCATTCGGGTGGTTGCTCTTTTACAAACCACAAAAAAAACGGATGCCATTGGAATGTATGAAGTTGTGAATGAAGAATACCAACGGGATTATCAAAAAGAAGCCGATGAATTATTGTAA